From a single Bacillus pumilus genomic region:
- a CDS encoding response regulator, with the protein MRVVIADDHHIVRKGLVFFLQTQPDVEIVGEASNGEEALEVVRQTRPDIVLMDLSMPVMNGIEATKQMMQEMPDTHIVILTSYADKDYVIPAIQAGARAYQLKDVAPEKLLTTMIDVQKGTYQLDGHITTFLVQHLTEPKEQKWALMKELTNRERDVLFEIAKGKSNKEIAASLFISEKTVKTHVSHVLSKLELADRTQAALYAVDYQKNQPKELL; encoded by the coding sequence ATGAGAGTTGTCATTGCAGATGATCATCATATTGTGAGAAAAGGGCTTGTGTTTTTCTTGCAGACACAGCCTGACGTCGAGATCGTTGGTGAGGCTTCTAATGGAGAAGAAGCATTAGAAGTTGTGAGACAAACGAGGCCTGACATCGTCCTGATGGATCTATCGATGCCTGTGATGAATGGCATTGAGGCGACAAAACAAATGATGCAGGAAATGCCTGATACCCACATTGTAATCCTGACAAGTTATGCGGATAAAGATTATGTCATTCCCGCCATTCAAGCAGGGGCCAGAGCGTATCAGCTCAAGGATGTAGCGCCGGAAAAACTTCTTACGACAATGATTGACGTACAAAAGGGCACCTATCAGCTAGATGGTCATATCACCACCTTTCTTGTCCAGCATTTGACCGAGCCAAAAGAGCAAAAATGGGCACTGATGAAAGAGCTAACCAATAGAGAGCGAGATGTCTTATTTGAAATTGCAAAGGGTAAAAGCAATAAAGAAATTGCCGCATCCCTGTTTATTTCTGAAAAAACTGTCAAAACGCACGTATCCCATGTATTATCAAAACTAGAGTTGGCCGATCGAACCCAGGCGGCTCTGTATGCAGTAGATTATCAAAAAAACCAGCCGAAAGAGCTGTTATAA
- a CDS encoding GNAT family N-acetyltransferase, protein METYKLVSDYRHDDKLRESFNALAINTFDLDFSGWYKRGYWDEKYIPYSFVDQGKVVSNASVYLMSLVIDGQKYRAVQIGTVMTDQAYRHKGLATKLMQHIMDTYKNDCDLIFLFANETVLDFYPRFGFTRYHESEFSLNISKSTLQVKKDMHFRQLSLKHDLPLLEQFAEKRQIGSMKLDAHGHGSLLMFYFTLVWPDAIFYIESLETIVLMNEENDTIHVFDIISLQAPNIEEVVASIVNETTEKVIFYFTLDTSMEGLHTIKTPNDEDALFIYTKKEWVKDHFMLPITAHC, encoded by the coding sequence ATGGAGACATATAAATTAGTGAGTGATTATCGTCATGATGACAAATTGAGAGAAAGCTTTAATGCGTTAGCGATCAATACATTTGATTTGGATTTTAGTGGCTGGTATAAGAGAGGGTACTGGGATGAAAAATATATTCCTTATTCCTTTGTCGATCAAGGGAAAGTGGTTTCAAACGCATCCGTCTATCTCATGTCACTAGTCATTGATGGTCAAAAGTATCGAGCTGTTCAAATTGGCACAGTGATGACAGATCAAGCCTACCGCCATAAAGGATTAGCGACAAAGTTAATGCAGCATATTATGGATACGTACAAAAATGACTGCGATCTGATCTTTCTTTTTGCCAATGAAACCGTGCTGGATTTTTATCCGAGGTTCGGCTTTACTCGTTACCATGAAAGTGAATTTAGTTTAAATATCAGCAAAAGCACCCTTCAAGTGAAAAAGGATATGCATTTCAGGCAACTGTCGCTGAAGCATGACCTGCCATTGCTTGAACAGTTTGCAGAAAAACGTCAAATAGGCTCAATGAAATTAGATGCTCACGGTCATGGTAGCTTATTGATGTTTTACTTTACATTGGTTTGGCCGGATGCCATTTTCTATATTGAATCGTTAGAGACCATTGTTTTGATGAATGAAGAAAATGACACCATACATGTGTTTGATATTATATCTCTACAAGCACCAAATATAGAGGAAGTTGTTGCAAGTATCGTGAATGAAACGACGGAAAAAGTGATCTTCTACTTTACCCTTGATACGTCAATGGAGGGCTTACATACGATCAAGACACCAAATGATGAGGATGCGCTGTTTATTTACACGAAAAAAGAGTGGGTCAAAGACCACTTTATGCTTCCAATTACTGCGCACTGCTAA
- a CDS encoding YhdB family protein: protein MNVADYDKALYYTHRSQWDNLLILMVRTQDDLLSKRIEHFLHAYQFNRNDADVEKCLYGLLQYIDHASEAAASEVYSQPMYT, encoded by the coding sequence ATGAATGTGGCGGATTATGATAAAGCACTTTACTATACGCATCGCTCGCAATGGGATAATTTACTTATTCTTATGGTACGTACGCAAGATGACTTGCTCTCCAAACGTATTGAGCATTTCTTACATGCGTATCAATTTAACCGGAACGATGCAGATGTTGAAAAATGTTTATACGGGCTCCTCCAGTACATTGACCATGCTTCAGAGGCTGCTGCTTCTGAAGTGTATTCACAACCGATGTACACATAA
- a CDS encoding YqzG/YhdC family protein, which produces MVLFGSLMIHPEIKAASQPVENWERLAYTALQDEYEGAALNDYRYIGRTQVNDDQTKDVFRVTVKEGSMLFAAHAEIYFHPVTGHLISINVFRL; this is translated from the coding sequence ATGGTTTTGTTTGGTAGCTTGATGATCCATCCTGAAATAAAAGCAGCGTCACAGCCTGTTGAAAATTGGGAAAGACTTGCATACACAGCGTTGCAAGACGAATATGAAGGCGCCGCTTTAAACGATTATCGATATATTGGCCGTACACAAGTAAATGATGACCAGACAAAAGATGTGTTTCGCGTCACCGTGAAGGAAGGCTCAATGCTTTTTGCTGCACACGCAGAAATCTATTTTCACCCAGTGACTGGTCATTTAATTAGTATTAACGTATTCCGGCTATAA
- a CDS encoding catalase: MTNSNHKNLTTNQGVPVGDNQNSRTAGHRGPTFLDDYHLIEKLAHFDRERIPERVVHARGAGAYGVFEVENSMEKHTKAAFLSEEGKQTDVFVRFSTVIHPKGSPETLRDPRGFAVKFYTEEGNYDLVGNNLPIFFIRDALKFPDMVHSLKPDPVTNIQDPDRYWDFMTLTPESTHMLTWLFSDEGIPANYAEMRGSGVHTFRWVNKYGETKYVKYHWRPSEGIRNLSMEEASEIQANDFQHATRDLYDRIEKGNYPAWDLYVQLMPLSDYDDLDFDPCDPTKTWSEEDYPLQKVGRMTLNRNPENFFAETEQAAFTPSALVPGIEASEDKLLQGRLFSYPDTQRHRLGANYMRIPVNCPYAPVHNNQQDGFMTTTRPSGHINYEPNRYDDQPKENPHYKESEPVLPDDRMVRQKIEKPNDFKQAGERYRSYSEEEKKALIKNLTADLKDVNDKTKSLAICNFYRADEDYGQRLADSLGVDIRSFLQGNMK; this comes from the coding sequence ATGACAAATTCAAATCATAAAAATTTGACAACGAACCAAGGCGTTCCTGTTGGCGATAATCAAAATTCAAGAACAGCTGGTCACCGTGGACCTACATTCCTTGATGATTACCATTTGATTGAAAAACTTGCACACTTCGATCGTGAACGTATTCCAGAGCGTGTCGTTCATGCAAGAGGCGCCGGTGCTTACGGTGTGTTTGAAGTTGAAAATAGCATGGAGAAACATACAAAAGCTGCCTTCTTAAGTGAAGAAGGAAAACAGACAGACGTTTTTGTTCGCTTCTCAACTGTTATTCACCCTAAAGGTTCACCAGAAACATTGCGTGACCCGCGCGGCTTTGCTGTCAAATTTTACACAGAAGAAGGCAACTATGATCTAGTTGGTAACAACTTGCCCATCTTCTTTATACGTGATGCACTCAAATTCCCTGATATGGTTCACTCTCTCAAGCCAGATCCTGTAACCAATATCCAAGATCCTGACCGTTATTGGGATTTTATGACCTTAACACCTGAATCTACTCATATGCTCACATGGCTCTTCTCTGATGAAGGAATCCCTGCGAACTATGCTGAAATGCGTGGTTCTGGTGTGCATACATTTAGATGGGTGAACAAATATGGAGAAACAAAATATGTGAAATATCACTGGAGACCTTCAGAAGGTATTCGCAATTTATCGATGGAAGAAGCATCTGAAATTCAAGCGAATGATTTCCAGCATGCAACAAGAGACTTATATGACCGTATTGAAAAAGGCAATTATCCTGCATGGGACTTATACGTCCAGCTAATGCCGCTTAGCGATTATGATGACCTTGATTTTGATCCATGTGACCCAACAAAAACATGGAGCGAGGAAGATTACCCGCTTCAAAAAGTAGGACGCATGACACTCAACCGCAACCCTGAAAACTTCTTTGCTGAGACAGAACAAGCTGCTTTCACGCCGAGTGCACTTGTTCCAGGAATCGAAGCGTCTGAAGATAAACTGCTTCAAGGACGTCTGTTCTCATATCCTGATACGCAGCGTCACCGCCTTGGTGCAAACTACATGCGTATTCCGGTGAACTGCCCTTATGCACCTGTACACAATAATCAGCAGGATGGCTTTATGACAACAACTCGTCCAAGCGGTCATATTAACTATGAACCAAACCGTTACGATGATCAGCCAAAAGAAAATCCTCACTACAAAGAAAGTGAGCCAGTTCTTCCTGATGATCGTATGGTAAGACAAAAAATCGAAAAACCGAACGATTTCAAACAAGCTGGTGAAAGATATCGAAGCTACTCTGAAGAAGAGAAGAAAGCATTGATCAAAAACCTAACAGCTGACTTGAAAGATGTAAATGACAAAACCAAATCACTTGCGATCTGCAATTTCTATCGTGCAGATGAAGACTACGGACAACGATTAGCCGACTCACTTGGTGTCGATATTCGCTCATTCCTTCAAGGAAACATGAAATAA
- a CDS encoding Rrf2 family transcriptional regulator encodes MKLTNYTDFSLRVLIYLASRENNELSNIQQIADVYGISKNHLTKVIYHLGKRGYVETIRGRNGGIRLGKSPESINIGEVVRYTEDDLVMVECFDPKKNSCIISPICSLKHVLHEALTAYLRVLDQYTLKDLTQNKDALRELLL; translated from the coding sequence ATGAAACTAACGAATTATACAGATTTTTCATTAAGGGTACTCATTTATTTAGCATCAAGAGAAAACAATGAACTGTCTAATATTCAGCAGATTGCCGATGTTTATGGCATTTCTAAAAATCATCTGACAAAGGTGATTTACCATCTTGGAAAACGCGGGTATGTGGAAACGATCCGGGGAAGAAATGGCGGGATTAGGCTTGGGAAAAGCCCAGAGAGCATTAACATTGGAGAGGTTGTCCGTTATACAGAGGATGATTTAGTGATGGTTGAATGCTTCGATCCAAAGAAAAACAGCTGTATTATCTCCCCGATTTGTTCATTAAAGCATGTACTTCATGAAGCACTCACTGCTTACTTACGCGTTCTTGACCAATACACATTAAAAGATTTAACTCAAAACAAAGATGCTCTAAGAGAGCTCCTGCTTTAA
- a CDS encoding globin domain-containing protein, giving the protein MLSKDQMNAIKQSAPLLKGEGTKLVTVFYQNMIRQHPELLNQFNKTNLMNGSQPEALAATLYQAALHIDRLEELLPAVKQIAHKHVSVMVKKEQYPIVGYYLIEAMKEVFGLTKEDDTLLAWKAAYDIIANIFITIEAEMMEENAKQTGGWADVKPFVIKKKVQESPSLVSFYLVPEDESELPMFEAGQYITVQADMPGEAYMCSRQYSLSDQHHPSYYRMTVKRDGHVSTFLHDEMGEGDVLQVSMPQGMFCLEEVTEEPAYFISAGSGVTPMIGLMKTAAQNRQPFTMIHADRLEDVTAFENEFESVLASASHGRIILCNDQFAQSGKGELVEKVATRIDRPFLQSVIGEGKGQFYLCGSPVFTQDMIHILKELGIPEQNIHFEAFGGQSTKEMEVV; this is encoded by the coding sequence ATGTTATCAAAAGATCAAATGAATGCTATTAAACAATCAGCCCCTTTATTAAAAGGTGAGGGAACCAAACTTGTGACTGTTTTTTATCAAAATATGATCAGGCAGCATCCGGAGCTACTCAATCAATTTAATAAAACAAATCTCATGAACGGAAGTCAGCCTGAAGCGCTTGCTGCGACACTCTATCAAGCTGCATTGCACATTGACCGATTAGAAGAATTGCTTCCTGCGGTCAAACAAATTGCCCATAAACATGTCAGTGTCATGGTCAAAAAAGAGCAATATCCAATCGTCGGATATTACCTCATTGAAGCGATGAAAGAAGTGTTTGGTTTAACGAAAGAAGATGACACGCTTTTAGCTTGGAAGGCCGCATATGATATCATTGCGAATATTTTCATCACCATTGAAGCAGAAATGATGGAGGAGAACGCAAAGCAAACAGGCGGATGGGCAGATGTGAAACCGTTTGTGATTAAGAAAAAGGTACAGGAATCTCCGTCTCTGGTCTCCTTTTACTTAGTACCAGAGGACGAATCAGAACTGCCAATGTTTGAAGCAGGGCAGTACATTACAGTACAGGCAGATATGCCAGGAGAAGCCTATATGTGCAGCAGACAATACAGTTTATCAGATCAGCATCATCCATCCTATTATCGTATGACAGTGAAGCGTGATGGACATGTGTCTACATTTTTACATGATGAAATGGGAGAGGGAGACGTTCTTCAAGTAAGTATGCCTCAGGGAATGTTCTGTTTGGAAGAAGTCACTGAAGAGCCTGCATATTTCATTAGTGCTGGCTCTGGTGTCACACCAATGATCGGATTAATGAAAACAGCTGCTCAAAACAGGCAGCCTTTTACGATGATTCATGCAGATCGATTAGAGGATGTAACCGCTTTTGAAAATGAATTTGAAAGTGTTCTAGCTTCAGCTTCTCATGGACGCATCATCTTATGTAATGACCAATTTGCACAATCTGGTAAAGGAGAGCTTGTTGAGAAGGTAGCCACCCGTATTGACCGCCCATTCCTTCAATCAGTAATTGGAGAGGGAAAAGGACAATTTTATCTATGCGGTTCTCCGGTGTTTACACAGGACATGATTCATATCTTAAAAGAGCTAGGAATTCCTGAGCAGAATATTCATTTCGAAGCATTTGGCGGGCAGTCTACGAAAGAAATGGAAGTGGTCTAA
- a CDS encoding SpoVR family protein — MVSLSVSEKRLLQRAIDEITEIAEGFGLDFYPMRYEICPAEIIYTFGAYGMPTRFSHWSFGKQFHKMKLHYDLGLSKIYELVINSDPCYAFLLDNNTLVQNKLIVAHVLAHCDFFKNNCRFQNTKRDMVESMSAAAERIKEYEHLHGTKEVESFLDAVLALQEHIDPSLVRSKLSWNMDDEEECEDDKPKRQTPYDDLWGMDEPKTREKKKTVKHFPPKPEKDILLFIEAHSRELEPWQRDVLTMLREEMLYFWPQLETKIMNEGWASYWHQRIMRELDLDSSESIEFAKLNAGVVQPSKTGINPYYLGLKIFEDIEERYDNPCEELKKAGVTEGSGRSKMFEVREIESDISFIRNYLTKDLVMREDLYLFQKQGRDYKVIDKEWKAVRDQLVSMRVNGGFPYLTVMDGDYLKNNELYIKHWYEGIELDLKYLEKVLPYLYQLWGRSVHIESVLEGKEVMFSYDGKGVHRKYLA, encoded by the coding sequence ATGGTTTCCTTGAGCGTATCTGAAAAACGACTTTTACAAAGAGCCATTGATGAAATTACAGAAATTGCAGAAGGATTTGGTCTAGATTTTTATCCGATGAGGTATGAAATCTGTCCCGCGGAAATTATTTATACATTCGGTGCATACGGCATGCCAACACGATTTAGCCACTGGAGCTTTGGAAAGCAATTTCATAAAATGAAGCTTCATTATGATTTAGGATTAAGTAAAATTTATGAGCTGGTCATCAATTCAGATCCTTGCTACGCCTTTCTACTTGATAACAACACGCTTGTTCAAAATAAATTAATTGTGGCTCATGTACTGGCACATTGTGATTTCTTCAAAAATAATTGCCGTTTCCAAAACACAAAACGAGACATGGTAGAAAGCATGTCAGCGGCGGCAGAGCGGATCAAAGAATATGAGCATCTCCACGGAACGAAGGAAGTGGAATCCTTTTTAGATGCCGTATTGGCTCTTCAGGAGCATATTGACCCGTCTCTTGTTCGTTCAAAACTAAGCTGGAATATGGACGATGAAGAAGAATGTGAAGATGATAAACCAAAGCGACAGACCCCGTATGATGATTTGTGGGGAATGGATGAGCCGAAGACGCGTGAGAAAAAGAAAACCGTTAAGCACTTTCCGCCAAAACCTGAAAAGGATATTTTGCTGTTTATTGAAGCGCATTCCCGAGAGCTAGAGCCGTGGCAGCGAGACGTCCTCACCATGCTGAGGGAGGAAATGCTCTATTTTTGGCCGCAGCTCGAAACAAAGATTATGAATGAAGGCTGGGCCTCATATTGGCATCAGCGTATTATGCGCGAGCTTGATTTAGATTCAAGTGAATCGATAGAGTTTGCTAAATTAAATGCAGGCGTGGTGCAGCCCTCTAAAACAGGGATTAATCCTTACTATTTAGGGCTAAAGATTTTTGAAGATATTGAAGAGCGCTATGACAACCCATGTGAAGAATTAAAAAAAGCAGGGGTGACAGAAGGATCAGGCCGTAGCAAAATGTTTGAAGTAAGGGAGATTGAATCCGATATTTCCTTTATTCGGAACTATTTAACGAAAGACCTTGTGATGAGAGAAGATTTGTACTTGTTTCAAAAACAGGGGAGAGACTATAAAGTCATTGATAAAGAGTGGAAGGCAGTTCGTGATCAGCTAGTCAGCATGAGGGTCAATGGCGGCTTTCCTTATTTGACGGTGATGGATGGCGACTATTTAAAAAACAATGAACTCTATATTAAGCATTGGTATGAAGGGATTGAGCTGGATCTGAAATACTTGGAAAAAGTACTTCCATATTTGTATCAGCTATGGGGAAGAAGTGTGCATATCGAGTCAGTTCTTGAAGGAAAAGAAGTCATGTTTTCGTATGATGGTAAAGGAGTTCATAGGAAATACCTCGCATAA
- a CDS encoding alkaline phosphatase, with protein sequence MSVLKSSKTKIAAVAAASVLSIGIFSGIEFGQPDNAEAKKKPKNDVQNVIVLIGDGMGTPYHSTYRSFKHNGDLSKQTAFDPYLTGMHKTYPNDSKNNITDSAAAGTAMATGKKTYNNAIGVDKNGKKLKTVLEEAKRKGKSTGLVVTSELTNATPAAYAAHDVSRKNTAAIADDFFDEKIGKQHTVDVMLGGGLVDFVRKDRDLTKDFKQAGYHYVTNKAALQKNNNQKVLGIFADGGLDKAIDRDQKTPSLQDMTSSAIKQLSKNKKGFFLMVEGSQIDWAGHDHDIVSAMSEMKDFEKAFEEAIRFAKKDKNTLVITTADHSTGGLSFGADGSGSWDYKPVKAAKKTPDFIAKKIVSGMTVESALKRYIDLDFTTEEMASIQKAAETKDAVQIDDAIEDVINTRSHTGWTTSGHTGDEVPFYAYGPTSQQLKGMMENTDQAKHIFKLLKNQ encoded by the coding sequence ATGAGTGTGTTGAAAAGCTCGAAAACGAAAATAGCTGCAGTGGCAGCAGCATCTGTGCTATCGATTGGCATTTTTTCAGGAATAGAATTTGGACAACCTGACAATGCAGAGGCGAAAAAGAAGCCAAAAAATGACGTGCAAAATGTGATCGTGCTGATTGGAGATGGAATGGGAACACCCTATCATTCAACTTACCGCTCATTTAAACACAATGGAGACCTTTCAAAGCAAACAGCGTTTGATCCTTACCTCACTGGCATGCACAAAACATACCCTAACGACTCTAAAAACAATATCACCGACTCAGCAGCGGCTGGTACAGCCATGGCAACTGGGAAAAAGACATACAACAATGCGATTGGTGTAGATAAAAACGGCAAAAAATTAAAAACCGTTCTAGAAGAAGCAAAACGCAAAGGTAAGTCTACGGGACTTGTCGTCACATCTGAATTAACGAATGCCACCCCTGCTGCATATGCAGCTCACGATGTATCCAGAAAAAACACAGCAGCCATCGCTGATGATTTCTTTGATGAAAAAATCGGAAAACAGCATACAGTCGATGTCATGCTTGGCGGAGGTCTTGTCGATTTTGTCCGAAAGGATCGTGATTTGACGAAGGATTTCAAACAAGCTGGATATCATTATGTCACCAATAAAGCCGCTCTACAAAAAAACAACAATCAAAAGGTACTAGGCATTTTTGCTGATGGCGGTCTGGATAAAGCGATTGATCGTGATCAAAAGACCCCTTCCCTTCAAGACATGACGTCTTCTGCCATTAAACAGCTGTCTAAAAACAAAAAAGGATTTTTCCTTATGGTCGAAGGAAGTCAAATTGACTGGGCTGGACATGATCATGATATTGTCAGTGCAATGAGCGAAATGAAGGATTTTGAAAAAGCATTTGAAGAAGCGATCCGTTTTGCGAAAAAAGATAAAAATACGTTAGTCATCACGACTGCTGATCATTCAACTGGCGGACTTTCCTTTGGGGCAGACGGTTCAGGCAGCTGGGATTACAAACCGGTAAAAGCAGCGAAAAAGACACCAGATTTCATCGCAAAAAAAATCGTCAGTGGCATGACGGTCGAGTCTGCGCTGAAACGATATATTGATCTTGATTTCACAACAGAAGAAATGGCTTCGATTCAAAAAGCTGCTGAAACAAAAGATGCTGTTCAGATTGATGATGCAATTGAAGACGTGATCAACACGAGATCACATACAGGGTGGACAACATCAGGTCATACCGGTGACGAGGTTCCATTCTATGCATATGGCCCAACTAGTCAGCAGCTAAAAGGAATGATGGAAAACACCGATCAAGCAAAACACATTTTCAAACTACTGAAAAACCAATAA
- a CDS encoding C40 family peptidase, whose translation MKKQLITAASAVLLGTTLFAGAASAQSVKVQKGDSLSVLAKKYKTTVSKIKSDNKLKSNTIYIGQTLKVNGTSSKKATKTSKTTTKVKAASTTATHKVVKGDTLSKIGKKYGMTVKELKSLNKLKTDLIKIGQKLKVKKTSKKVKSTPVKEKTVSASSLNTSKLVADAKAHNGTPYKWGGTTPKGFDCSGFMWYIINKQKKISRQTTEGFWGSMKSVSTPKVGDFVFFTTYKSGPSHMGVYLGNNKFIHAASDGVTISDMKSSYWKPIYLGAKTFVK comes from the coding sequence ATGAAAAAACAATTGATCACAGCTGCAAGTGCAGTTCTACTTGGGACGACATTATTTGCCGGAGCTGCCTCAGCACAATCAGTAAAGGTTCAAAAAGGTGACTCTCTTTCTGTTCTAGCGAAAAAATACAAAACAACCGTAAGCAAGATTAAATCAGACAATAAGCTGAAATCTAACACGATTTATATTGGACAAACCTTAAAAGTGAATGGTACTTCTTCAAAAAAAGCAACGAAAACATCAAAAACAACAACAAAAGTAAAAGCGGCTTCAACGACAGCCACTCATAAAGTGGTGAAAGGTGATACCCTATCTAAGATCGGTAAAAAGTACGGGATGACTGTAAAAGAGCTGAAATCGTTAAATAAACTCAAAACAGACCTCATCAAAATTGGACAAAAGCTAAAAGTAAAAAAGACATCTAAAAAAGTGAAGTCCACACCTGTTAAAGAAAAAACTGTTTCTGCTTCTTCTTTAAACACATCTAAGCTCGTAGCAGATGCTAAAGCGCACAATGGCACACCATATAAATGGGGTGGAACGACACCGAAGGGCTTTGATTGCAGCGGTTTTATGTGGTATATCATTAACAAACAAAAGAAGATCTCAAGACAAACAACTGAAGGTTTCTGGGGATCGATGAAAAGCGTATCAACACCAAAGGTCGGCGATTTTGTGTTCTTTACCACATATAAATCGGGTCCATCTCACATGGGTGTGTATCTCGGGAACAACAAGTTTATTCATGCTGCGTCTGACGGTGTGACAATCAGTGATATGAAATCAAGCTACTGGAAGCCAATTTATCTTGGCGCGAAAACATTTGTGAAATAG
- a CDS encoding anti-sigma factor, with translation MNEEFNKRWEKYNNGEMNEEEMMAFEEELEENEKRLSQELNDSDWTDFSISPEKQKAILQYGKRKSYLRISVLAVISTLIILPLCTLGSYLYYGVGGAESKGNHFMETAAVTVALTKPNVAIDMKDLKGQVKLFGMNTELKLQKQIGNKTEAIGSEQIEMFFDKLKQPTISYYGDNARNTEDFFTHPSAQPDASKKQTLTTLDKLPEGTVSEVYVSYDKAYTPKDVYSFAKKYDMKVLWNAMKTEDSLSGNQRPIGFPGKDSEFLKELKHTPKTEVDQFKDALAYVNQHPNWAKTISGRPELDLSNRIRYINKNGVTVYGSVITGPSKEIEKFVKTKRIKTAKVSEVELWNW, from the coding sequence ATGAATGAAGAGTTTAACAAGCGATGGGAAAAATATAATAATGGTGAAATGAATGAGGAAGAAATGATGGCGTTTGAAGAAGAGCTTGAAGAAAACGAAAAACGCTTAAGTCAAGAACTGAACGACTCGGATTGGACAGATTTTTCGATCAGTCCTGAAAAGCAAAAAGCCATTTTACAATACGGAAAAAGAAAGTCTTATTTACGTATTTCCGTACTTGCTGTTATTTCTACACTTATTATTTTACCGCTTTGTACATTAGGAAGTTATCTATACTACGGCGTTGGCGGAGCAGAGAGCAAAGGCAATCACTTTATGGAAACAGCCGCTGTCACGGTCGCGTTGACAAAACCGAACGTGGCGATTGATATGAAGGATTTAAAAGGTCAGGTCAAGCTCTTTGGGATGAACACCGAATTGAAGCTACAAAAACAAATTGGCAATAAAACAGAAGCGATTGGCAGTGAACAAATCGAGATGTTTTTCGATAAATTAAAGCAGCCTACTATCTCTTATTATGGTGACAACGCACGCAATACGGAGGATTTCTTTACCCATCCTTCGGCGCAGCCAGATGCATCAAAAAAACAGACACTCACCACTTTAGACAAGCTTCCTGAAGGAACAGTCAGTGAAGTGTATGTATCCTATGACAAAGCTTACACACCAAAGGACGTTTATTCCTTTGCTAAAAAATATGATATGAAAGTGCTCTGGAATGCGATGAAAACAGAGGATTCATTAAGCGGGAATCAGCGTCCAATCGGCTTTCCTGGGAAAGACTCTGAATTTTTAAAAGAGCTTAAGCACACACCAAAAACAGAAGTCGATCAATTCAAAGATGCGCTTGCCTATGTTAACCAGCACCCAAACTGGGCAAAAACAATCTCTGGCAGACCTGAACTTGATCTATCAAACCGCATACGCTATATCAACAAAAATGGTGTCACGGTTTACGGCTCTGTGATTACAGGTCCTTCAAAAGAAATTGAGAAATTTGTCAAAACAAAACGCATTAAAACGGCTAAAGTGAGCGAGGTGGAATTATGGAATTGGTAA
- a CDS encoding sigma-70 family RNA polymerase sigma factor: MTIDEIYQMYMNDVYRFLLSMTKDKHLAEDLLQETFMRAYIHIHSYDHSKVKPWLFQVARNAFIDYVRKHKKEVTISDDLIGGLLQTSVQSPAEQVEIKEVLNMYLEQLPDNYKEALTLYYLKELNYKEASKVMNITEANFKSVLFRARQRLKALYNRGVNDE; the protein is encoded by the coding sequence GTGACGATCGATGAAATTTATCAAATGTATATGAACGATGTTTACAGGTTTCTGCTCTCCATGACAAAAGACAAACATTTGGCAGAAGACTTATTGCAGGAAACCTTTATGCGTGCTTATATACATATTCATTCCTACGACCATAGCAAAGTGAAACCTTGGTTATTTCAGGTGGCACGAAATGCTTTTATTGATTATGTCAGGAAACATAAAAAAGAAGTGACCATATCGGATGACCTCATTGGCGGACTTTTACAAACGTCTGTACAAAGCCCTGCCGAACAGGTTGAAATAAAAGAAGTCCTCAACATGTATTTGGAGCAGCTTCCAGATAACTACAAGGAAGCGTTGACATTGTATTATTTAAAAGAATTGAATTACAAGGAAGCATCCAAGGTCATGAATATTACTGAAGCAAATTTTAAAAGTGTTTTATTTCGTGCAAGGCAGCGCCTAAAAGCACTTTATAACAGAGGTGTTAATGATGAATGA